From Metasolibacillus fluoroglycofenilyticus, one genomic window encodes:
- a CDS encoding thioredoxin family protein has translation MKTEQQYFEEAVSIQQYMDEMSTLKDESFAIYDKFTVPNEAFIEQLKNSNVHILAITEDWCGDAMLNNPIVRKVAEAAGIEMRATLRDADTDLIDKYLTNGGRAIPIYLLLNEAGEVIGKWGPRAPELQQFVMDARAQLPDKEDPTFEEVQKAMYVNMRNQYVEDSTNWTYVYEDFKKAISTIL, from the coding sequence ATGAAAACAGAACAACAATATTTTGAAGAGGCGGTTTCTATCCAGCAATACATGGACGAGATGTCGACATTGAAAGATGAAAGTTTTGCTATCTATGACAAATTTACTGTACCGAATGAAGCGTTTATTGAGCAATTAAAAAATAGCAATGTGCATATTTTAGCGATTACGGAGGACTGGTGTGGAGATGCCATGCTAAACAATCCGATTGTACGTAAAGTAGCGGAGGCGGCAGGCATAGAGATGCGTGCAACATTACGCGATGCAGATACAGATTTAATCGATAAATATTTAACGAACGGTGGTCGTGCCATTCCGATTTATTTACTGTTGAATGAAGCAGGGGAAGTGATTGGAAAATGGGGGCCAAGAGCACCAGAGCTACAGCAATTTGTAATGGACGCTCGTGCACAATTGCCAGATAAGGAAGACCCAACATTTGAAGAGGTGCAAAAAGCGATGTATGTCAATATGCGTAATCAGTATGTAGAGGACAGCACAAATTGGACATATGTTTATGAAGATTTTAAAAAAGCAATTTCGACAATCCTATAG
- a CDS encoding diacylglycerol kinase: protein MKRARIIYNPTSGREAFKKHLPEVLEKLELAGYETSCHATTCEGDATAAAKEAVEREFDIVIAVGGDGTLNEVVAGISGFDKRPRLGLIPMGTTNDFARAIHIPRKIDEAVDIIINGDTLPVDVGLLNNERYFINIAAGGRITELTYEVPSKMKTVLGQLAYYLKGIEMIPSIKATHMRIEIDDEVFDGNAMMFLCGLTNSVGGFEKIAPDASINDGLFTVMILKECSIPDFIKIASLALRGEHLNDPHVIYRKASRVTVSSDEGVHLNLDGEYGGDAPAVFQNLKRHIEIFVPIEEIREEDHV, encoded by the coding sequence ATGAAGCGAGCTCGAATCATTTATAATCCAACTTCTGGTCGCGAGGCATTTAAAAAGCATTTACCAGAGGTATTAGAAAAACTAGAATTAGCAGGCTATGAAACTTCCTGTCATGCAACAACTTGTGAAGGGGATGCAACAGCAGCTGCTAAAGAGGCGGTTGAACGGGAGTTCGATATTGTCATCGCAGTAGGTGGCGATGGCACGTTAAATGAAGTGGTAGCGGGAATTAGTGGGTTTGACAAGCGCCCACGCCTCGGTTTAATTCCGATGGGGACAACAAACGATTTCGCACGTGCCATCCATATTCCGCGTAAAATTGACGAGGCTGTGGATATTATTATAAATGGCGATACATTGCCTGTAGATGTAGGCTTATTGAATAATGAGCGTTATTTTATCAACATTGCAGCAGGTGGTCGTATTACTGAGTTGACGTATGAGGTACCGAGCAAAATGAAAACGGTGCTTGGTCAGCTTGCCTATTATTTAAAAGGCATTGAAATGATTCCATCAATTAAAGCAACGCATATGAGAATCGAAATCGATGATGAAGTTTTCGACGGAAATGCGATGATGTTTTTATGTGGCTTAACGAATTCTGTTGGCGGCTTTGAAAAAATTGCACCAGATGCTTCTATTAACGATGGATTATTTACTGTAATGATATTGAAGGAGTGTTCAATTCCTGATTTTATTAAAATAGCCTCATTAGCATTGCGCGGTGAGCACTTAAATGACCCTCATGTTATTTATAGAAAAGCGAGCAGGGTAACTGTGTCATCTGATGAGGGAGTACATTTAAACTTAGATGGTGAATACGGTGGCGATGCGCCAGCTGTTTTCCAAAACTTGAAACGCCATATTGAAATATTTGTTCCAATCGAAGAAATTCGAGAAGAAGATCACGTATAG
- a CDS encoding TFIIB-type zinc ribbon-containing protein — protein sequence MILHYTCPSCAGNMSFDADTGKLTCQSCGREDTIENYPEELIKTTFAEDEAKEYHCNNCGAVLITLAETTATNCSFCQSAVVIADRLSGNLAPSKVIPFKISEKEAVKAFKKWCGRGLLMPKEFAMAERVKTITGMYVPFWLYDINSHAKVKAVGTVVRTYSKGDYNYTETSYFDVMREVNLNYSKIPADASEKMNDELMDKIEPFPFHELKDFKTPYLAGYIAEKYNYTDKEMLPRVEKRVQEYVDNYIKSDLRNYSTVSYKMKDININQKNSAYVLLPVWMIYHDYNNSEYIFAMNGYTGKVVGKPPISKGKAAAWFGGIAASTFIILKVIATLVGEGYL from the coding sequence GTGATTTTACATTACACATGCCCAAGCTGTGCTGGGAATATGAGCTTCGATGCAGATACAGGAAAACTTACGTGTCAAAGCTGCGGTAGAGAGGATACAATTGAAAATTATCCTGAGGAATTAATTAAGACAACCTTTGCGGAAGATGAGGCAAAGGAGTACCATTGCAATAACTGTGGGGCAGTGTTAATTACATTGGCAGAAACGACAGCAACGAACTGTAGCTTTTGTCAATCAGCTGTAGTCATTGCGGATCGTTTATCGGGTAATTTAGCTCCGTCCAAAGTCATCCCCTTTAAAATAAGTGAAAAAGAGGCAGTAAAGGCTTTTAAAAAATGGTGTGGCAGGGGGTTACTAATGCCCAAGGAATTTGCCATGGCAGAGCGTGTAAAAACAATTACAGGGATGTACGTGCCATTTTGGCTTTATGATATAAATAGTCATGCAAAGGTGAAGGCGGTTGGCACAGTAGTACGTACATACTCTAAAGGTGATTATAATTATACGGAAACAAGCTATTTTGATGTTATGCGCGAAGTTAACTTGAATTATTCAAAAATTCCGGCAGATGCCTCGGAAAAAATGAATGATGAATTAATGGATAAAATTGAGCCATTCCCTTTTCATGAGCTGAAGGATTTTAAAACACCTTATTTAGCAGGTTATATTGCAGAGAAATATAATTATACAGATAAAGAGATGCTACCGCGTGTAGAAAAACGAGTTCAAGAATATGTAGATAATTATATTAAGAGCGATTTGAGAAATTATAGTACAGTCAGTTATAAAATGAAGGATATTAATATAAATCAAAAAAATAGTGCCTATGTACTGTTGCCTGTATGGATGATTTACCATGACTATAATAATTCAGAATATATTTTTGCAATGAACGGTTATACAGGAAAAGTAGTAGGTAAGCCACCTATTAGTAAGGGGAAGGCTGCTGCTTGGTTTGGCGGAATTGCAGCGAGCACTTTCATTATATTGAAAGTGATTGCAACGTTGGTTGGGGAGGGCTATTTATGA
- a CDS encoding TPM domain-containing protein — MSMLKKCFAFFILLVTLWQPSAFAESTNQTQYIFDYANLLTAEEKQELESLAKELSADYKTAFLILTVDGTNGKGIRGYMEDFYDNEAPGYNKPHGNTAMLSIDMQERDVFLSGFKKAEVYLDDGRLSVIREELTPSLSNGDYYGAFRHFIVASHEYMSYGPNSILFRWWFQLGAAILLAAIIVGLMAYSSGGRMTTTERDYFNPNGSGITKKHDRFLRTTVTKTKKPSSNSGGGSGGGGTTGGGHSYSGSGGKF, encoded by the coding sequence ATGAGTATGCTAAAAAAATGTTTCGCATTTTTTATTTTACTAGTTACCTTGTGGCAGCCCTCTGCATTTGCTGAATCTACTAATCAAACGCAATACATTTTCGATTATGCCAATCTTTTAACAGCGGAGGAAAAGCAGGAATTAGAAAGCTTAGCTAAGGAGCTTAGCGCGGATTATAAAACCGCTTTTCTTATTTTAACGGTTGATGGGACAAATGGTAAAGGTATTAGGGGGTACATGGAAGACTTTTATGATAATGAAGCGCCAGGCTATAATAAGCCACATGGCAATACGGCGATGCTGTCCATTGATATGCAGGAGCGCGATGTTTTCCTATCAGGTTTTAAAAAGGCTGAGGTTTATTTGGACGATGGGCGTTTATCGGTCATTCGCGAGGAATTAACACCGAGCTTGTCAAATGGAGATTATTATGGGGCATTCCGTCATTTTATTGTTGCTTCACATGAATATATGAGCTACGGGCCAAATAGCATCCTCTTCCGTTGGTGGTTTCAATTGGGGGCAGCTATTTTACTAGCAGCTATTATCGTCGGTCTAATGGCTTATAGTTCAGGAGGAAGAATGACCACTACTGAGCGTGATTACTTTAATCCGAATGGCTCAGGCATTACGAAAAAACATGACCGCTTTTTACGCACAACCGTTACAAAAACGAAAAAACCTTCAAGTAATTCGGGAGGTGGAAGTGGTGGAGGTGGCACAACAGGCGGCGGTCACTCCTATAGCGGAAGCGGCGGGAAATTTTAG
- a CDS encoding STAS domain-containing protein, translating into MEQKAATMQITSKPHYISIAFSGSLEYGLIEDIKKQLQSQSFQTELGFILNMSHVKNIDSTGFGMIVNFAKKVSIQNQKIVIIVVDSFVRKLFAISQCDKIFPIVDNEDAALKVIQGSSDTELSINEY; encoded by the coding sequence ATGGAACAAAAAGCAGCGACAATGCAAATAACGAGCAAGCCTCACTATATTTCCATAGCATTTTCTGGAAGTCTAGAATACGGCTTAATTGAGGACATCAAAAAACAATTGCAATCACAAAGCTTTCAAACAGAGCTTGGCTTTATTTTAAATATGAGTCACGTAAAAAACATTGATAGTACAGGCTTTGGAATGATTGTCAATTTCGCAAAAAAGGTTTCAATACAAAATCAAAAAATCGTTATTATCGTTGTAGATAGCTTTGTTCGTAAACTTTTTGCTATTTCACAATGCGATAAAATATTCCCTATTGTTGATAATGAGGATGCCGCGCTAAAGGTCATCCAAGGTTCTAGCGATACCGAATTATCCATAAACGAATACTAA
- a CDS encoding methyl-accepting chemotaxis protein: protein MKWSIRNKVNIVIFSCILLLACILGAVNYYVTKKNLLESANEKLVSDVQLSYYSLDSSIPGDWDIVNGSLYKGSVSMEENYEVPDQIGELTNGNAMSIFLHDTRVSTNIIENGERALGTKVSDAVADVVLNKKERFLGTATVLGEPFQAAYDPIFNKNGEVIGIWAVAVPTAPYTKIAATSAIENIVISLVVAVIITIVIGFIMQRLIVTPINILRNNANELANLNLKVDLLKAKGNDEIADLAMAFSNMKERLTDTVTNVAQNANEIANSSLALAESSQQTNEASSQIATTMNEVAAGITTQSEQAEQIVSMMRDTINQVENSLTSAEQSLANAHESTVIAHEGEAAISKAIQHLSTVTETVSYATDSIQKLGMRSEEIGGIITVITDISEQTNLLALNAAIEAARAGEHGKGFAVVASEVRILAEQSKEAAQQITELIKDIQAETAVTVRTMESNLSAVEEQVVIINKGGEALKDIVEKTSTTETGVAQMKNAFANVNTNSHNVQDAIYNISGIIEESAAASEEIAAASEEQYATVAEMAESTANLATIADRLRDEVNKFQF, encoded by the coding sequence ATGAAGTGGTCAATTCGTAATAAAGTTAATATCGTTATTTTTTCCTGTATTTTATTATTGGCCTGCATTTTGGGTGCGGTGAACTATTATGTGACAAAGAAAAACCTATTAGAAAGTGCCAATGAAAAGCTCGTATCCGACGTTCAATTAAGCTATTACTCTCTCGATTCTAGCATTCCGGGCGATTGGGACATCGTAAATGGAAGCCTTTACAAGGGCTCTGTTAGCATGGAAGAAAACTACGAGGTACCTGACCAAATTGGTGAACTAACAAACGGCAATGCAATGTCTATTTTCCTACATGATACACGTGTCTCAACGAATATTATTGAAAACGGAGAACGTGCATTAGGCACAAAAGTTTCTGATGCCGTTGCTGATGTTGTATTAAATAAAAAAGAACGTTTTCTTGGTACAGCTACCGTTTTAGGAGAACCATTCCAAGCCGCATATGATCCGATTTTTAATAAAAATGGAGAAGTAATTGGGATTTGGGCTGTAGCCGTCCCAACTGCTCCGTATACAAAAATTGCTGCAACCTCTGCCATTGAAAATATTGTGATTTCTTTAGTAGTAGCCGTAATCATCACAATTGTTATTGGCTTTATTATGCAGCGCCTTATTGTTACACCAATCAATATTTTACGCAATAACGCTAATGAATTAGCAAACTTAAATTTAAAGGTCGACCTATTAAAAGCAAAGGGCAATGATGAAATTGCCGATTTGGCGATGGCATTTAGCAATATGAAAGAGCGTTTAACAGACACTGTCACAAATGTAGCGCAAAATGCCAATGAAATCGCAAACTCCTCCCTTGCTTTAGCAGAATCATCTCAACAAACGAATGAGGCATCAAGTCAAATTGCTACAACGATGAATGAAGTAGCAGCAGGCATTACAACACAATCCGAGCAGGCAGAGCAAATCGTTAGCATGATGCGCGATACAATTAACCAAGTAGAAAATAGCTTAACGAGCGCTGAGCAAAGTCTTGCTAATGCACATGAATCAACAGTTATTGCCCATGAAGGCGAGGCGGCTATTAGCAAAGCAATTCAACATTTAAGCACTGTAACAGAAACAGTCAGCTATGCAACAGATTCTATTCAAAAGCTTGGTATGCGTTCTGAGGAGATTGGTGGGATTATTACTGTCATTACTGATATTTCCGAGCAAACGAACTTGTTGGCACTAAATGCTGCAATTGAGGCAGCAAGAGCTGGCGAACATGGAAAAGGCTTTGCGGTTGTTGCATCAGAAGTACGTATTTTAGCCGAACAGTCGAAGGAAGCAGCGCAACAAATCACAGAGCTTATTAAAGACATTCAGGCTGAAACAGCAGTAACAGTCCGCACGATGGAAAGTAATTTATCTGCCGTAGAAGAGCAGGTTGTTATTATTAATAAAGGTGGCGAAGCCTTGAAAGATATTGTTGAGAAGACAAGTACAACAGAGACTGGCGTGGCACAAATGAAAAATGCCTTTGCAAATGTCAATACTAATTCTCACAATGTCCAAGATGCCATTTATAATATATCTGGAATTATTGAAGAATCTGCGGCTGCTTCAGAGGAAATCGCAGCTGCTTCAGAAGAGCAATATGCAACAGTAGCTGAAATGGCTGAAAGCACAGCAAATTTAGCAACGATTGCTGACCGTTTACGAGATGAAGTGAATAAATTCCAGTTTTAA
- a CDS encoding ATP-binding protein, which translates to MEFMLSIAPNQQSIFFIDQVMENYTQLYNISDARDICFVTHELVINAVEAMNKANRQEDIQLHVLSNDEQIKITVADFAEGIPQEQWQSILEPDLGEMCFSDRGRGFFFIIHMVDKLWFEQLPSSQFLVGIKKSLID; encoded by the coding sequence ATGGAATTTATGCTTAGCATAGCACCGAATCAGCAATCGATTTTTTTTATTGATCAAGTAATGGAAAATTATACGCAGCTCTATAACATTTCAGATGCTCGCGATATTTGCTTTGTCACACATGAGCTTGTCATTAATGCAGTGGAAGCGATGAACAAAGCTAATAGGCAAGAGGATATTCAATTACACGTTTTATCAAATGATGAGCAAATAAAAATTACGGTAGCTGATTTTGCGGAGGGGATACCACAGGAGCAATGGCAATCCATTCTTGAACCAGATTTAGGAGAAATGTGCTTTTCTGACCGTGGACGGGGTTTCTTCTTCATCATCCATATGGTTGATAAATTATGGTTTGAGCAATTACCTTCTTCGCAATTTTTAGTTGGTATTAAAAAAAGTTTAATAGATTAA
- a CDS encoding PP2C family protein-serine/threonine phosphatase has product MAVLIIGSLSNDVLRLQKYFKRIELMNIHCFTTAEAAIQFDHLFLKDDIQVIVYDAKLTLNNCEEHCQKIEALKEWSGAPILLSTSYEKPIILDRLFEVGIFDFILKPFDFTHFKTRVHVALKYYAETRLRKQHQYKLAKDLAIAKNVQKNALPPALTLPHIELDGIYVTSQSLGGDMYCWFELNDDLTAVILFDVMGHGIAASLITMSIRSLLKGIITKLIDPVSVMKELNAQIYELFSTDDLDNFLVTAIYMLIDKKNRTLQYVNASHPAGVLFGKYGETVALAANSPILGLFPAIQVKAKRVRLTGWHRIILYTDGLLTLHDDQEVDLSFFHSYASQNNSYALQKFAQKYELTDQQFEDDVTVVSITITL; this is encoded by the coding sequence ATGGCTGTATTAATAATCGGCTCCCTTAGTAATGATGTCCTTAGACTACAAAAATATTTCAAGCGTATAGAACTAATGAATATCCATTGCTTTACAACAGCTGAAGCTGCGATTCAATTTGACCATCTGTTCTTAAAAGATGACATACAAGTAATCGTTTATGATGCCAAGTTAACTTTAAACAATTGTGAAGAGCACTGTCAGAAAATTGAGGCTTTAAAGGAGTGGAGTGGTGCGCCTATCCTACTTTCTACCTCCTATGAAAAGCCGATAATTCTTGACAGATTGTTTGAAGTGGGCATTTTTGATTTTATTTTAAAGCCGTTTGACTTTACTCACTTTAAAACACGTGTTCATGTAGCATTGAAATATTACGCAGAGACAAGGCTACGTAAACAGCATCAATATAAATTAGCAAAAGATTTAGCAATTGCAAAAAATGTGCAGAAAAATGCCTTACCTCCAGCGTTGACTCTACCTCATATTGAATTAGACGGGATATATGTTACTTCGCAGTCGCTTGGTGGCGATATGTATTGTTGGTTTGAGCTGAATGATGATTTAACAGCCGTTATTTTATTTGATGTAATGGGACATGGCATTGCAGCATCGCTTATTACAATGTCTATTCGCTCCTTATTAAAAGGTATAATAACGAAGCTAATAGACCCCGTGTCGGTGATGAAGGAGCTTAATGCTCAAATTTATGAATTATTTTCTACAGATGATTTAGACAATTTTTTAGTAACTGCAATTTATATGTTAATTGATAAAAAAAATCGCACATTGCAATATGTTAATGCCTCTCATCCCGCAGGTGTATTATTCGGCAAATATGGAGAAACCGTTGCGTTAGCAGCAAACTCACCTATTCTTGGGCTATTTCCTGCTATTCAAGTAAAGGCAAAGCGAGTGCGATTAACGGGCTGGCATCGAATTATTTTATATACGGATGGACTACTCACTTTACATGATGACCAAGAGGTCGATTTAAGCTTCTTCCATTCCTACGCATCTCAAAATAATAGCTATGCACTGCAAAAATTTGCTCAAAAATATGAATTAACAGACCAACAATTCGAGGACGATGTAACAGTTGTTTCAATTACAATTACATTATAG
- the rlmD gene encoding 23S rRNA (uracil(1939)-C(5))-methyltransferase RlmD, whose protein sequence is MTAPVKKNDRLTVTIEDLTHDGNGVAKVGGFPLFIAGALPEELVQVHVLKVLKNYGFAKVLDILEPSTERVAAPCDYFAQCGGCQLQHLSYEGQLKWKQRMVENVMKRLGKIDAPVLPVKGMDEPWHYRNKSQIPFAQGETMPIAGFYKTKSHMIVDMDRCLIQTAEADIIMADFKDALIALGISPYNEEKHKGMLRHVVIRKARATNEVMVVLVTMARKFPQAEAAVAKIRELLPNVTSIAQNINPNKTNVIFGDVTTTLWGKDVIEDTIGDVRFEISARSFYQVNPIQTEVLYKQALDYAQLTGNERVIDAYCGIGTISLFLAKQAKQVMGVEIVPQAIEDAKRNAELNGFTNTYFEAGPAEEIIPRWYKEGKEADVLVVDPPRKGCDEALLNTIIEQKPKRVVYVSCNPATLARDLRILEDGGYKTQEVQPVDMFPHSTHVECVSLLQRETK, encoded by the coding sequence ATGACAGCACCAGTAAAGAAAAATGACCGTTTAACAGTTACGATAGAGGATTTGACACATGATGGAAATGGGGTAGCAAAGGTTGGGGGGTTCCCATTATTTATCGCAGGTGCATTGCCAGAGGAGCTTGTGCAAGTACATGTGCTGAAAGTATTGAAGAACTATGGTTTTGCGAAAGTGCTTGATATACTTGAACCTTCAACTGAGCGTGTGGCGGCCCCTTGTGATTATTTTGCACAATGCGGAGGCTGTCAACTTCAGCATTTGTCTTATGAGGGACAGTTGAAATGGAAGCAGCGCATGGTTGAAAATGTGATGAAGCGCCTTGGCAAAATTGACGCCCCAGTATTACCTGTAAAAGGGATGGATGAGCCTTGGCATTATCGTAATAAATCGCAGATTCCTTTTGCTCAGGGGGAAACAATGCCTATCGCGGGCTTTTATAAAACGAAATCACATATGATTGTCGATATGGACCGTTGCCTGATTCAAACAGCTGAGGCGGATATCATAATGGCTGACTTTAAGGACGCATTAATCGCATTAGGAATTTCCCCTTATAATGAAGAAAAACATAAAGGAATGCTACGTCATGTGGTGATTCGTAAAGCGCGTGCAACAAATGAAGTAATGGTCGTTCTCGTAACAATGGCACGTAAGTTTCCACAAGCGGAGGCAGCAGTCGCAAAAATTCGGGAGCTACTACCAAATGTTACATCAATCGCCCAAAACATTAATCCAAATAAAACGAATGTTATTTTTGGCGATGTAACAACTACACTATGGGGTAAGGATGTAATTGAAGATACAATTGGAGATGTACGCTTCGAAATTTCAGCGCGCTCATTTTATCAAGTAAACCCGATTCAAACAGAGGTACTTTACAAGCAGGCGCTAGACTATGCACAGCTAACAGGCAATGAGCGCGTCATTGATGCATATTGTGGCATCGGAACAATCTCACTATTTTTAGCAAAGCAGGCAAAGCAAGTTATGGGTGTTGAAATTGTGCCACAGGCGATTGAAGATGCTAAGCGCAATGCTGAGTTAAATGGTTTCACAAATACCTACTTCGAAGCGGGTCCAGCCGAGGAAATCATTCCACGCTGGTATAAGGAAGGCAAGGAGGCAGACGTGCTCGTTGTTGACCCACCACGCAAAGGCTGTGATGAAGCACTATTAAACACAATTATCGAACAAAAACCAAAGCGCGTTGTCTATGTATCATGCAACCCTGCCACTTTAGCCCGTGACTTGCGCATTTTAGAGGATGGCGGCTATAAAACACAGGAAGTTCAGCCTGTTGATATGTTTCCGCATAGTACCCATGTGGAGTGTGTATCGTTGCTACAAAGAGAAACTAAATAG
- a CDS encoding thioredoxin family protein, whose amino-acid sequence MTKAIFYHAGCPVCVEAEQMILDYLDKSKTTTEVVHLGTDQNRIEEAEKAGVKSVPALVIGEAVYHINFGASLADVKG is encoded by the coding sequence ATGACAAAAGCAATTTTTTATCATGCGGGGTGTCCAGTTTGTGTAGAGGCGGAGCAAATGATTCTAGATTATCTTGACAAATCAAAGACTACTACAGAAGTTGTGCATCTTGGCACTGACCAGAATCGTATAGAAGAAGCAGAAAAGGCTGGTGTAAAATCAGTGCCAGCATTGGTAATCGGTGAAGCTGTGTATCATATCAATTTTGGTGCAAGTTTAGCTGATGTTAAGGGATAA
- the glyA gene encoding serine hydroxymethyltransferase, with protein sequence MENLLKEDPAIAKAIQQELYRQRDKIELIASENFVSEAVMEAMGTVLTNKYAEGYPGQRYYGGCEYVDIVEELARERVKELFDAEHVNVQPHSGSQANAAVYFAAVNPGDTILGMNLSHGGHLTHGSPVNFSGQLYHFVSYGVDEQTHLINYDEVRKLAHEHKPRMIVVGASAYPRTIDFKAFSEIAKEVDALFLVDMAHIAGIIAAGLHPNPVPYADFVTTTTHKTLRGPRGGVIICKKPWAQAIDKAVFPVIQGGPLMHMIAAKAIAFKENCSSEFKEYMKHVLQNAKVLAQALIAEGLNVVSGGTDNHLILLDLRNIDITGMDAQLLLDEIGITVNKNAIPFDTASPQITSGIRIGTPAVTTRGMGPDEMIEIASIISRALKNPQDSKLIKQLSDEVKKITSRFTLYEQKIH encoded by the coding sequence ATGGAGAATTTGCTTAAAGAAGATCCAGCTATAGCAAAAGCAATTCAGCAGGAGCTATATCGGCAGCGCGATAAAATTGAATTGATTGCTTCAGAAAACTTTGTTAGTGAAGCTGTTATGGAAGCGATGGGTACAGTCCTCACAAATAAATATGCGGAAGGATATCCTGGACAAAGATATTATGGAGGTTGCGAGTATGTTGACATTGTAGAAGAATTGGCTAGAGAAAGAGTTAAAGAATTATTTGATGCAGAACACGTCAATGTACAGCCGCACTCAGGTTCGCAGGCTAATGCAGCAGTTTATTTTGCAGCTGTAAATCCAGGAGATACGATTTTGGGCATGAATTTATCACATGGTGGTCATTTAACACATGGAAGTCCCGTTAACTTTTCTGGTCAGCTATATCATTTTGTTTCTTATGGCGTCGACGAACAAACTCACCTAATAAACTATGATGAAGTGAGGAAACTTGCCCATGAACATAAACCTCGAATGATTGTAGTGGGAGCAAGTGCTTATCCACGTACAATTGATTTCAAAGCTTTTTCTGAAATTGCTAAAGAGGTAGATGCGTTATTTCTTGTAGATATGGCGCATATTGCAGGTATTATTGCAGCTGGTTTACATCCAAACCCTGTACCATATGCTGATTTTGTAACAACGACAACGCATAAAACCCTACGAGGTCCAAGAGGGGGAGTCATCATATGTAAGAAACCCTGGGCACAAGCAATTGATAAAGCAGTCTTTCCAGTTATTCAGGGTGGTCCGCTTATGCATATGATTGCTGCCAAAGCGATAGCATTTAAAGAAAATTGCTCCTCTGAATTTAAAGAATATATGAAACATGTACTACAGAATGCAAAAGTATTAGCTCAAGCGCTAATAGCAGAGGGTTTAAACGTTGTATCGGGAGGTACTGACAATCATCTTATCCTCTTAGATCTTCGCAATATCGACATTACTGGAATGGATGCGCAGCTACTCCTTGATGAGATTGGCATCACGGTAAACAAAAACGCCATTCCATTTGATACGGCAAGTCCACAAATAACGAGTGGAATACGCATTGGTACACCAGCCGTAACTACAAGAGGAATGGGACCAGATGAGATGATAGAGATAGCAAGTATTATTTCACGAGCATTGAAAAACCCACAAGATTCAAAATTAATTAAACAGCTTAGTGATGAGGTCAAGAAAATAACTTCGAGGTTCACCTTATATGAACAGAAGATTCACTGA